TGCAGATTGTCTGTTAGGTTTTTCTCTAATCACTTATGCCTTCAAATATTCTCAGCTGCATTTACTGCACCAACCTGTGTTTATATTTGAGGTTATAGCTTGAATGTTAGGGATGAGTGTTGTTTTGGAGCTCGACATTGTCAGAGATTGTTAAATGATCATATCATGCCTTGATTCCTTTCGTAACTGTGGTTTCTATTTAGATTGTAGTAATCGATATATTGCTTCATGATTTAGCTTGTTGCGACTTCTTTTGGAGTTTGGGAATGTTATCACTATGTATGTATGTAATGGTTAGTTAAACCAGTGCTCCTATTACGTGCTGCACTAATGCTGAAGAATTTCCCGCCTTCACCTGGATGTTCTGCTTATCCCTTTTGATATTTTAGTGCATCACAGTTGCCAGATTTTGTAACCTGGATAGTGTGATTCTCAGGTAAGAAAGCCTACTAACATCTTCAGAATCGCGACTTATGTCTGCTTTGATTCTTCTTCATCCTAACGATGTGTGTGGTTCAGCTCGAAAGATTTATGTTTGGGCAGAGCGGTTGTTAATGTTTCACACTTATTCTATGAAATAAATTTACGTTTTCTCTTAGCTTCAAGTTTCAGCATTTGATGAAAGTCTATCAAAAGCAAAAAAGTGAATAATGAGGCTTATGGTATGTTTGCTTCTCGTAAACATATTGCCAACGTTAAcgatcaaaatttcaaataaaaaaggaaatattgtAGGTATATAATACaatgtatacatacatattaaTGTTTATGTCGTTAATAAATATAGATGTGACTAGAGGAGTATTTAATCATATTAACTAGTATGCATACAAAGCAATTGAATTTTACTTTAACCTGATGAAATGCATATTTCATTTGTTCAAGTTTCTGCGGTTTAGCCAACTTAATTGATAGACTCAAAACGAGTTATGAGTAGTATCCACACTTCTCATGAAGCAAGTTGTGTGGGTCTTCTTTTTTATCTCAGTGGACCAAAATATTGCAACTCTTGAGAGAAATTTTGTCTCATAATCATAAACTAGATGAGGTCCCCAATTTGTTGACAAATCatataatgttaattttttaactaaaaaggATACCAATTAATATGACAAAACTCAATCAGATTCCACGCGTATACTTTTGTTGCATCAAAAATCAAAGACGTAGAAAAAAATGAGCTTATGGAAGTTTCATTGTTGTAACATAATTTTGGGTTAATAACGATTGAAAGCTAAAGATtatgaaagaaggaaaaaaaaaagtcaaaaatctaTAAATGCAATAACGTAAAGGAAATTATCATTCACTAGAATTTTGCTAAACCAAAAGTAAATTAACACTTTCTTTTGATTACTGAAGTCTGAAAGTACCATGAAAGTTCCAAATTTATCACCtaatatttatacttaaaatcacaaaaaaaaaagaaaaaaaaaagggtgaaGATGTGTACtgattaatataatatatatatattcattgagTTGGCATAAACATCGAAAGCAAGTTCATATACTCACAAAAGTGCTACCACTATTAGTACGAACAGAGTCCTTTTTTTAAGTAATGTGATAGTGTCAATCTTTTTTAATATACTATCAGTCTATTACTGTATAGTTAAATACTATTAAAAAACCAAAACTATTGAACCGTACACACAgaaattagataaaaataaatctaataataaaatagattactagtcaatttatttttcattgtcaaatatatataaatggttGTGATGTTCCCGCTAGGTAAATTGTTATTATTGACGTTGAGAggtttaaatttctaatttcaacTTGACTATCTTTTCAGTCTTCATTGACtgttcaataataataataataataataataataataattcattttatttcatacaaATCCGAAATGGATATCCAATTTGCTTCTGTTAGAGATTATATACGGGGATAGAGTTgtaaaatttgtgatttttaaatatttctaacacactagaaatattttttgatattataatctTATTATGTCATGTTTAttgttataaaaaagaaaaagtaatagtGTGTaattaaaggataaaaataaaaagtaagaaaTGATTCAAACGATTACGACGCATGCACACATGTAACGCATGCACGTAGTGTCGTGTGACAAATTGACAAATAAAGCTTTTACTgaaaatcaactataaataataaagaattttaCCATcgttttttaataataatgatgtaattatgattatattgtattaagcaataataattataatatgtaaatattataGCCAAACAATTTGTATAAATATTACGATTTAAACGATTTTAGTTATGATTATGTAATAAACTTATGGTGATgtggataatttttttattgaacctGAGATGAAGGATGATTAAATCCTTctacaattttaataataatttgtctttttctcttcttctgtATGGTAGAAATTGTTTCAGAATTTTATATTGTTTGGGGTCGAATAGTTTCTAGTTAAGCTCCTTTAAAATTAacttcgaaaaatattttttggtaaaaagaaaaaatatgtttaatttataaatcttaaaatatttttaaacggTAATTCACGGTTGATCAAACTTTTTAACCGTGCTTCTAAAtgtatttttcaagaaaatgcttttcgaaaagaaaaaaaaaacctactTTTCTAAGCTTTGAAAAACAATTACATTCAATAAATACTTGTTTTTTCACAATCTcgatcaaaatttttttttttctaaaaaaaaattaaatagcaCTTTGgagaataaaaataagtttgatCAAACAGAATATTAGTCTCGATAATTTCCTAATGACGTCCAAGgtagttttaattttgaaagGTTCTAGAAACAAAGTGATTATAGCATTTATAATTAGTAGCTAATCAGCAGTTGTCAACAAGTTTTGAATAATCAGCTTACCTAACACAACCTCTAATAAGGACTAATTTTTGTAGCTTTTGTAGCAATTTGATACGACTTGGAGACTttagtataaataaaatttcattttcaaataactttATTACTTGCCCTCTCTCTATTTTGATTCATACTCATCGAaaaattcttttcaaatttttcaaagttaaatatgatcatataatcataataattttttatttatattcgatgattaaatttattttcaagtaaaatatatatacataattaaatcacttacaaatcaaatatatttaatacggACAAAATTAAATCACTTTCAATCTCTTATTCAGATTGCTAAAAATACCAAAAACGTGTAAGatactcaatattttttatacaattaatttAGCTACAACTCAATATTTTCCTAGTAATTAATAAAGAGTAATGCAAAAAACTTTCCtgatttgaatttttgttatgtatttatttattaatattaaattcacATATAgtttttttcccttcttttctttattttgtaattaataAAGAGTAATGCAAAAAACTTTCCtgatttgaatttttgttatgtatttatttattaatattaaattcatatatagtttttttcttcttttctttattttttggcAATGGATCATTCGGGAATAATTTCTGATTCGAgctttgaatataaaaaatatattttatataatatatttttgaattaattaaattttaatgcgAATAACTTCTGATTTGagctttaaatataaaaaattatattttataccatatatatttaaattaatcagaTTGTAATATTGTGGTAATAGACATGaaacaaaaatgagaaaaatttcCATAATTGGACCGTTTCAAAGCCGCAAAAATATCATTTagtattttttctaatttgtacaCCTCTAAACCGCGTCTCAAATTCCTATTTTTCCATTTCATACTAAAAAAACTTCCTTCATAAGAAAAATCCCCACATGTTactttaacataatttttgtttatattatatataaatatataatcgtGATGTCCAGATCTATCTACTATCTTTTATTAatagttattaaataattatatttattaaattagaattaaataattatttttaatttacttatatataattatagaattttacttttatatatattcataatattctAATGCATATCTCTTATTATTTATCTCTGctaaatttaaattacaaattttaagaGAACCTCAATAGCTTTCCCCTTCCTTTGACCTTTCCCTAGCCccccaaattttttttactacttTATGGTTATTTTAAATGTCCACAAAAAACATTTGCACCATAATATATTTGAGAAATTTCTTATTAACTTCCCTACCACattcttaatatattttcttataattcaACCTTCGTCATTATCAAAAGTTGCAACTGAGCTAGTTTCATTTGTTCCTATCCTCTAGTCTCTTCAACaaccattaaaaaaaacaaactctTATTGTGTTCAAATTTATAAGAGTTTAtacttctctttcttttacttGTTTCTCATTGAAAGAGTGAGGAAACAAACAAGTGAAAGTGAAGTAGCCATGGGAAGAAAACTTGATGCTTTACTAGGAAGAAACTTTAAAACTAGTAAATTTAAGGCCACTGCAAATTTAGCCATTTCCAGGGTTACTGTACTCAAGAACCAACGCCAAGCACGGTGCTCGATCGCGCGGTCTGATGTAGTTCAGCTCTTAAACCTTGGGTACCATGAAAGAGCTCTTCTAAGGGtaacttatttacttttttagtATGTTAATCGTTTTGATCATGTAGGGATATGTATGGTACATATTTcgactttaaaaaaaataatagattcAGTTGAACTCACAGAACCGTTTTATGTTTGTAGGTTGAGCAAGTAATCAAGGAACAAAATATGTTGGATGTGTTTGACATGGTAGAAGGCTATTGTCTTCTCACTATTGAAAGAATCAACCTTATTCAACAAGAGaagttagtattttttttaatttatttatgttttcaatCATggatgtgttatttttttttgaaaatcttagtAGCTCAGTTAGTAGAGCTTTCTCATAATCTGTCTGTAGAATATGTCCTGAGGAATTGAAGGAGGCGATATCGAGCTTGATTTTTGCAGCTTCAAGGTGTGGTGAATTCCCAGAACTTCAAGAGCTTCGAGGTATCTTCACATCAAGATTTGGGAAAGAATTCGCTGCTCGTGCTGTTGAGTTAAGAAACAATTGTGGAGTAAATACTAAGGTAATAATCATCTGGTATAGTTTACGAACAAAATGGAATGTTTATAATGTACTCatttactgttttttttttctcgaaAAGTAGATGATACAAAAGCTGTCAACAAGGATGCCTAGCTTAGAACAAAGAACCAAAGTGCTTAAGGAAATTGCTGCAGAGAATAAcattgttttgaaaattgaggAAATAATGTTGGAAAATACAGAGGTATGTTCGAGATGACTCTTGAATTATAACACTAAAATATTTCTACTTCTGaagtaaattttaaagaacTTTTACGATGAAAACAGGAGAAGGAGGTCACTGCGAAAAGGAAGGACGAGCCTGAAGATCACGAATCAGTTTTGCCTCAAGATGTAGACCATGAAGCTAGGAGAAAATTTAAAGATGTAGAAGCTGCAGCTCAAGCAGCGTTTGAGTCTGCTGCTTATGCAGCAGCAGCTGCAAGAGCAGCTGTGGAACTCTCTCGGTCTGAATCACGTGATACAGATGACCCCAAGAGTCCGAGTCAAAAGCCAAGGGATGTATCGGACTCTCGTGAGGATTTGAAATCTGAGTTTCATGCAGGAGAGGAGAAGAATAATGAGGGAGTTGAGAAAATCGAGACTAGTCAGAACTATGGTTTTCATTCTGAAGTCGATCAATTCTCAGATGGAGATGAAGTGGAAGAAGTCGAACAGAAGAAGTTTGAAAAACAGTCCAAGAGATCAGTCTCGGTTTCAAGTTCTGATATTTCAGCAGACGACATTCTTGTTGATGAGGTGAAAAGTCCCAGACATGGTGTAATTTATgatgaaatagatgaagaaGTTGGGGAGGAAAACAGAATCCCGTCATTAAAACATCCTAAGAATGAAGTTTTTGGTTCTCCGGTGCACCAAACAGGAAATGAGAAGGAGATTGAAGGATTTACAAAGCAAGGTGCAGAAAAACTAGACATAAATAAGAAGCCAATATCAATGAGAACTAGGAAGAACTATCACTGGTGAACCAAGAATGGGTAGATGTTAAAGAAAAGGAGATCAAAAGGATTCGTAAAGCAAGGTACAGAAAACCTATACATAAATAAGAAGCCAATATCGATGAGAACTAGAAAAAACTATCACTAGAGACCAAGGATGAATAACTGTTTTGCTGAGATTTTGCCAGTTGGTGCATATATTGTGCTTAGTCAATATATCATAGCTGcatattttctttatctttgGAGATTTTGTGAGTTTGCGGATATATTTTGATGCTTTTGTCAATATAATGTAGCTTCATATTCTGTTTGTTTGATTATAAGCTCTAGACAGAAGCTgtgatattttataataatcaaAGCTACATCCAGATTCTTTTGATTCAAAACTTTACTGCTATGGTCTACTATTATCTGCTGTGAAAAAAGGGGTATAACTTGTGCAAAGTTCACTCTATCAGACACTAAAATATGCACAAATGAACAAACTGAGAAGCCCAGTGTAATCCACGAGTGAGGACTACGGAAGATGGTGCGTACACAACTTTAGCTATACCCCTCACAAGTGTAATCTGACAAGTGGGGTTTGGGAATGATGGTGTGTACACAGGCTTACCTGTGAGGGTAGAGAGGCaacccttttttttgttttcggTTTAAGGTGGATAAGCATATTTATACGCCAGAGTGTGGCAGCTCAATACCAATATTAAAGAAGTAAAACGCCAGAGTTTCTGTACATTTAGTCCTCTACTGTCTAACTTCTATACTATTTTCAGTTGTCTTTTGAACCTAAGACAACTTGCAGTAGTGATGAGAGTAAAATAGACAAGAGGTCTTAGAAAAGCAGATTAACATTACAAAATGGCAAAGATAACACAATTCCGAAGTCTACAAATATATACTCATACAACACCTGATCAAGTATACTCAAGCGGTAAAATGTAACACGTAAATAAATCACTAGCCTCTAGCGACGCTTCTTGCCATGCTGGATCAGGTCAGCAAAAGACTGAAAATTCACACCAACATCCTCATCATATTCAACTCCAAGTTCCTCCTGAAATGCACATGAAGATTAGGAGTGAACTTAAGGAAGAACAAGCAAGAATACAAAAAGATTGACTTGTTAATACCTTAAActcttttggatttttgggcGAGTTCTCAGTTATGGCATCCCATACATCTCTGAACATCCTTTTTCGCCTTCTCCACTGATTTAAGGATTCCGAATACAACCCCTCGATGGCTTTTCTTTCTTCTGGACTAACAAGAGTAACACCTTCCCGCAATTTAATTAGCTTCTTTTCCATCTCATCAACCTTGAAATGATAAAGAAGTTAGGATATTTTTCAAGTTAAGCTTGACGACCAGATTCAAATTCTAGAGGGTTACACAGAGTCTCTTCATCTCGTACCTCTTTTCTCAGTTTGGATTCTTTAGCATGTATCTCTTCCATAGTCAAATTTGACTGCAGAGACTTCATCTCTGCAACAAAAACATTATAATTTCCATGTACCATCACTCGGTGAGTTGAAgattatcaaattcaaaaacCATCCGACAAATCTGTACAAATAACTCACAGGCAACAACAAGGAGTATCAAATAAGAGTACCTGCTTCAACCTCACTGATAGCTTTCTTCTGTTCATTCAGCTTTTCTTGTAGATTGGCATTTTCTTCCTTCATTCTATTAAGCTCTTCCGTATCTGGGATGTCAAACTGATCTTGCCGAGCCAGATAGATTTTCTGCTTGCCATACTCTTTAAATGATATCTTACCACTGTCACAGAGATTATCAAGCGCCTTTTGTACTGCAGCTTTTTTAAGGTTAAACTTTTGCAGTGCATCTGCCGCATTTTGGACATTCAATGGTCTATTTTGCTACATGAAACACCACACAAGAAAAAGGAATCAAATACCGTATAACTCAAAATACAAGAATTTGCAGAGATATTTCCAGGCAATAACAAACTAACAGCTATCCAGAAAAAAACAGACAAGAAAGCGCAACTTGAAGCTATGTTAGGCAGCAAAGGAAATACACTCTGCACACACAGTAGCAACAAGCACTTGAAGATCCAACTAAAGGTGTAATTCTTCTATATCTTAATGGAACTTTTACAAAGGAACCAAATATATTATACAATAGCTTAGTTACATTAAAGCTAATCAATTTGATAAACAATAGCTTTCAAAACTTACACCTGAATCTTCAaagcaaaataaaagaaaatgtagTGTACTGCATTACAGCTTTTACTGCATAGCTGCTAATTTTAAGCACATAATTACACTTCATGTTTCAAATTGAATGCTCATACTGGTGAAGTAAGTAGAAATTAGTTAATTACAGTTTGTGTAAACAATAGTAACACGTTCAAACAAAAATTCTATAAATCTTAGATCCTTCGACTACATTTATTTACACATTACAGGTGAGAATTCgaagaagaaacaaagaaaaatgcACAGTAACACTACAAACATCGAATTAGATATACTAGTTAGAAAAATGATGAACTGTGTGCTACCTCGTTTACGAAATTGAGCACGATTCCTGCAAATTTTCAAGTAACAAAAAGTCGATAAGCTTTAGAATCTGTAAATTAAGATTACAACTACGAAAATATTCAATTCTGTTATCCGGCGAGAGAAGTTACCTTCAGTGTTATCTGCTTTAGGAGCCATGGATTGGAGAATTCACAGAGCGCGGGAAAAAAAACTTCTGTCAAAATTTCTGTACTTCGAATTCACAGGAAACATTGGGCACGAAGGCCTTTATACGATGTCGTAGTTGAACATCGCGGGAACTTACCCTTAGTATAGCCACTAATTACGAAAAGAGGATTCTTCCATCGCAAGTTTCAAGTGAGAGTTGCCATAGAGCCCATGGGCCTTGTTAGGATGAACCAACCCAACTAGAGAGACTTTACGGGCTTTTAGTTCATAATAAAGTCCAAATATAACGGGCGGTGGAAGATGAACAATcgctaaaaaatatattgaattaaaagaaaacaaaatcgGCCATGGTTTCAATTTTGTGCGTATAAAACTTGTTGATACTATCTTCATTTCACCtatcttattaaattattcacAAATTTTGATTATCTTATCGTCCAGTCAGAACacattaaacaatttaaaaaatgaaacaaaaatgaTTCCAATTGTATTCTCCATCAACTATAGTACagttaaaaataagataaaacaaaaacagaaaGTTGAAACAATTTGTCTACAAATAAAtaccaaaaacaacaattagGTCAAATTTCCACCACTCTGCTGCCACAAATTGATAATATCAGTAGCTTGATTAAGCAAAATAATCATTTGCTTTTGTGATATCCATGGCTTACTCTCTAGTGTTGTTTTCAACTCTTCCCATGCATCTTTTCTAGGCCAAAAAAAATATGGACTTAATGGTACACTTCCATGGTCTGGTAAAACTTGATCAAGGCCAAGTCCAATATTTTTCTCCATCCATATGAATTTTAGCACTAGCCTTGGCTTCTCAATTACCTTTTTCTTCATATCAACTttctgaaaaaaatatatccaaGAATTCACTATAAGATATCAAAACATAATATCCTATCCTTTTTTGGgcttattatttatatagtcGTACGTATCTGGAATGAATTATGTGCATTCAACTGAACTtcttattttcatctttaataATGTAGACGTTTCAATACGAGTTTGAGTATTTGACACGGGTGGAAGTCAGAGATTGGATTTTGTCATAGGCGTATCTAGCTAGGATGAGTTAAATGTGTTCAAGTGTTCAACTGAATCTGTTATTTTTGGGTCAATATGTACATACATTATGTTGTTTTGGTACGGGTGCAAGTATATGACACAAATGTTTGATCTAGAGGTTGAATTCATCATCACTAAAATTTTAGGGCTCGAGGGTACGAATTGATATATCTAGTTTTTGTCGAAACATAACTTATATTTATAGGTAATGCTATAATTTAACTCCATTTTTGTTCTGTTTTTAGCTAAATGATCAATATATTTCCCCAATTAtgccttttttttattaattaaaacattCATAAATTTGCTAGTTATTACTCATTTTCATTAAGAAGTTGTTGGACTACCATTTCATATTTAGAAAAGTCGAACAACACAGTACGTGTTAAATAATCA
This DNA window, taken from Solanum lycopersicum chromosome 5, SLM_r2.1, encodes the following:
- the LOC101258366 gene encoding vacuolar protein sorting-associated protein IST1 encodes the protein MGRKLDALLGRNFKTSKFKATANLAISRVTVLKNQRQARCSIARSDVVQLLNLGYHERALLRVEQVIKEQNMLDVFDMVEGYCLLTIERINLIQQEKICPEELKEAISSLIFAASRCGEFPELQELRGIFTSRFGKEFAARAVELRNNCGVNTKMIQKLSTRMPSLEQRTKVLKEIAAENNIVLKIEEIMLENTEEKEVTAKRKDEPEDHESVLPQDVDHEARRKFKDVEAAAQAAFESAAYAAAAARAAVELSRSESRDTDDPKSPSQKPRDVSDSREDLKSEFHAGEEKNNEGVEKIETSQNYGFHSEVDQFSDGDEVEEVEQKKFEKQSKRSVSVSSSDISADDILVDEVKSPRHGVIYDEIDEEVGEENRIPSLKHPKNEVFGSPVHQTGNEKEIEGFTKQGAEKLDINKKPISMRTRKNYHW
- the LOC101258653 gene encoding homologous-pairing protein 2 homolog, with amino-acid sequence MAPKADNTEGIVLNFVNEQNRPLNVQNAADALQKFNLKKAAVQKALDNLCDSGKISFKEYGKQKIYLARQDQFDIPDTEELNRMKEENANLQEKLNEQKKAISEVEAEMKSLQSNLTMEEIHAKESKLRKEVDEMEKKLIKLREGVTLVSPEERKAIEGLYSESLNQWRRRKRMFRDVWDAITENSPKNPKEFKEELGVEYDEDVGVNFQSFADLIQHGKKRR
- the LOC101258952 gene encoding small ribosomal subunit protein cS23, producing MLSMSVQSSLKGNLSIPSLPSQNPGYKSFKSCSSLSFNNKGLSTRRIHKIFASAVAEAESVEVETSESVVQEIEKVDMKKKVIEKPRLVLKFIWMEKNIGLGLDQVLPDHGSVPLSPYFFWPRKDAWEELKTTLESKPWISQKQMIILLNQATDIINLWQQSGGNLT